Proteins encoded in a region of the Oncorhynchus clarkii lewisi isolate Uvic-CL-2024 chromosome 18, UVic_Ocla_1.0, whole genome shotgun sequence genome:
- the LOC139372530 gene encoding cytochrome P450 20A1-like, producing MLDFAIFAVTFVIILVGAVLYLYPSSRSASGIPGLNPTEEKDGNLQDIVNRGSLHEFLASLHGQFGPVASFWFGGRPVVSLGSVDQLRQHINPNRTTDSFETMLKSLLGYQSGTGGGATEAVMRKKLYESAVNNTLEKNFPMLLKLVDELVGKWQSFPKDQHTPLCAHLLGLAMKAVTQLALGDRFRNDAEVIGFRKNHEAIWSEIGKGYLDGSMEKSSIRKEHYESALAEMETVLMSVAKDRKGQRSQTAFVDTLLQSNLTERQVMEDSMVFTLAGCVITANLCIWAVHFLSTSEEVQEKLHQELEDVLGSEPVSLDKIPQLRYFQQVLNETVRTAKLTPIAARLQENEGKVDQHIIPKETLVIYALGVVLQDADTWSRPYKFDPDRFTEDSARKSFSLLGFSGNQACPELRFAYTVATVVLSTVVRQLKLHQVKGQVVEARSELVSTPKDDTWITVSRRS from the exons ATGCTGGACTTTGCGATATTTGCAGTGACTTTTGTCATCATTCTGGTCGGCGCAGTCCTCTATTTGTATCCA TCATCAAGAAGTGCTTCTGGTATACCAGGTCTCAACCCTACCGAAGAGAA GGATGGAAATCTGCAAGACATAGTGAACCGAGGCAGTCTGCATGAGTTCCTGGCTAGTCTACATGGACAGTTTGGTCCCGTGGCATCCTTCTGGTTTGGAGGACGCCCTGTGGTCAGCTTGGGTTCAGTGGACCAGCTACGGCAGCACATCAACCCCAACAGGACTA CGGACTCATTTGAGACAATGCTGAAGTCGTTGCTAGGTTACCAGTCAGGAACGGGTGGAGGGGCCACAGAGGCTGTAATGAGGAAGAAGTTGTATGAGAGTGCCGTCAACAACACCCTGGAGAAAAACTTTCCAATGCTGCTGAAG CTGGTGGACGAGTTAGTGGGGAAGTGGCAGTCTTTCCCTAAGGACCAGCACACACCCCTCTGTGCCCATCTGCTAGGATTGGCCATGAAGGCTGTCACTCAACTCGCTCTGGGTGACCGTTTCCGGAATGATGCTGAAGTCATCGGCTTCCGAAAGAACCATGAGGCA ATCTGGTCGGAGATCGGAAAAGGCTATTTGGACGGTTCCATGGAGAAGAGCTCCATCAGAAAGGAGCACTATGAGAGCG CGCTGGCAGAAATGGAAACAGTGCTGATGTCTGTGGCTAAAGACAGGAAAGGACAAAGGAGCCAGACAGCGTTTGTAGACACTCTTCTCCAGTCCAACCTCACAGAGAGACAG GTGATGGAGGACAGCATGGTATTCACACTGGCAGGTTGTGTCATCACAGCTAATT TGTGCATCTGGGCAGTACACTTCCTGTCCACATCAGAGGAAGTTCAGGAGAAGCTGCATCAGGAGCTGGAGGATGTTCTGGGCTCTGAGCCTGTTTCTCTGGATAAGATCCCACAGCTCAG GTATTTTCAGCAGGTTTTGAACGAGACTGTACGGACAGCCAAACTGACGCCCATCGCAGCCCGGCTCCAGGAAAATGAAGGGAAAGTCGATCAGCACATTATTCCTAAAGAG acaCTGGTGATCTATGCCCTTGGGGTAGTCCTACAGGATGCAGACACCTGGAGCCGTCCCTACAA GTTTGACCCAGACCGATTCACAGAAGATTCAGCCAGGAAAAGCTTCTCTCTGCTTGGATTCTCAGGGAACCAGGCCTGTCCTGAGCTGAG gtttgCGTACACAGTGGCCACTGTTGTCCTCAGCACTGTAGTGCGCCAACTGAAGCTGCATCAGGTGAAGGGACAGGTGGTAGAGGCCAGATCTGAGCTTGTGTCCACACCTAAAGATGACACATGGATCACTGTGAGCAGAAGAAGCTAA